The genomic interval CCTGCACGGGAGAAGGGAAGCGCTGCAGTTGTCTAcctagcaagtttgaggtcagcctgagttacgggagaccctgtctcattaaaaaataaataagaatttgcTTAGAAAACCTAGACTTGGAGGTTAATTGACTGGTCAAGATCACACTGACAACAGTTGTTAGAGCTGGGTGTGAACTGAGTATTGGCTTTCCATAACTGAATGGCTCCTTCCTCCCTGCAGAGGATGCTGAGCAAAGGTCTGAAGCGCAAGCGTGAGGAGGAGGAGCCGCCGATGGAACCCCTCTCAGTGGACTCGTGGTGGTTGGATCAAAGCCACCCAGCAGTGGCACAGACCCCTCCGACCGTGGCTTCTAGCTCTCTCTTTGACCTCTCAGTGGTCAAGCTCCACCACAGCCTGCGGCAGAGCGAGCCAGACCTCCGGCACCTGGTGCTTGTGGTGAACACATTGAGGCGCATCCAGGCGTCCATGGAACCTACAACTGTCCTGCCACCTGAGCCCGTGCAGCCCACAGCCCCCTCTGTGGCAGACAGCCTTCTGGCTAGCTCAGACGCTGGCCTCTCAGCCTCCATGGCCAGCCTCCTGGAAGATCTCAACCATATTGAGGACCTGAACCAGGTCCCCCAACCCCAAGCAGATGACGGGCCTCCAGGCCGCTCTGTCGGGGGTGTCCCACCCAACCTGGGTGCCTTGGACTTGCTAGGCCCCGGCACTGGATGTCTGCTGGACGATGGACTGGAGGGCTTGTTTGAGGACATTGATACCTCCATGTATGACAGTGAACTTTGGTTACCAGCCTCTGAGGGTCTCAAACCTGGCCCTGAGAATGGCCCAGCCAAGGAGGAAACTCCCGAGTTGGATGAGGCTGAACTGGACTACCTCATGGATGTCCTAGTAGGCACACAGGCACTGGAACGGCCACCAGGGCCTGGGCGCTGACCCTTAGACCCAGGGGTGATTGACTTGGATCTGAGTTGAGCCTGGTGGTTACACCAATCCACTTTGACATGACATAGGTGGCTTCCCCTCACAGAGGAGAGCCAGGGTCACTTTGGAGAGGCAGTACTGAGTCCTGGAAACTTCACATCCATCCACCTGTCTTGACCAGTGA from Arvicanthis niloticus isolate mArvNil1 chromosome 1, mArvNil1.pat.X, whole genome shotgun sequence carries:
- the Sertad1 gene encoding SERTA domain-containing protein 1 isoform X1, giving the protein MLYIQGTQEVPSPASTIPSTVAHACHPCTGEGKRCSCLPSKFERMLSKGLKRKREEEEPPMEPLSVDSWWLDQSHPAVAQTPPTVASSSLFDLSVVKLHHSLRQSEPDLRHLVLVVNTLRRIQASMEPTTVLPPEPVQPTAPSVADSLLASSDAGLSASMASLLEDLNHIEDLNQVPQPQADDGPPGRSVGGVPPNLGALDLLGPGTGCLLDDGLEGLFEDIDTSMYDSELWLPASEGLKPGPENGPAKEETPELDEAELDYLMDVLVGTQALERPPGPGR
- the Sertad1 gene encoding SERTA domain-containing protein 1 isoform X2, which encodes MLSKGLKRKREEEEPPMEPLSVDSWWLDQSHPAVAQTPPTVASSSLFDLSVVKLHHSLRQSEPDLRHLVLVVNTLRRIQASMEPTTVLPPEPVQPTAPSVADSLLASSDAGLSASMASLLEDLNHIEDLNQVPQPQADDGPPGRSVGGVPPNLGALDLLGPGTGCLLDDGLEGLFEDIDTSMYDSELWLPASEGLKPGPENGPAKEETPELDEAELDYLMDVLVGTQALERPPGPGR